The proteins below are encoded in one region of Paraburkholderia phenazinium:
- a CDS encoding alpha/beta fold hydrolase: MILEVQNKAAYAYTGGKPFDCSLPCAVFIHGAEHDHSVWALQTRYFAHHGFSVLAVDLPGHHRSAGPALTDIASMADWLAALLDAAGVARACVIGHSMGSLVALEFAARYPERASGLALVATAVPMAVSDALLDAALNREPEAIGMVNQWSHSTLAAKPSCPGPGFWLHGMNQRLMERLSAKGEPGLFHTDFTACNAYADGLARAAQVRCPVQLIVGRRDAMTPPRATKALAQAFAEAGATVATVMLDAGHALMTEQPDATLDALFSFASGLDSQSA; encoded by the coding sequence ATGATCCTCGAGGTCCAGAACAAGGCGGCCTACGCGTACACCGGCGGCAAACCGTTCGACTGCAGCCTGCCTTGCGCGGTGTTCATCCATGGCGCCGAGCACGACCACAGCGTGTGGGCGCTGCAAACCCGTTACTTCGCGCATCACGGCTTCAGTGTGCTGGCCGTCGACCTGCCGGGCCATCATCGCAGCGCTGGCCCCGCGCTCACCGATATCGCCTCCATGGCCGACTGGCTCGCCGCGCTGCTGGACGCAGCCGGCGTGGCACGCGCCTGCGTGATTGGCCACAGCATGGGCTCGCTCGTCGCGCTCGAATTTGCCGCGCGCTATCCGGAACGTGCGAGCGGTCTCGCGCTGGTCGCCACTGCCGTGCCGATGGCCGTCTCCGACGCCCTGCTCGACGCCGCGCTCAACCGCGAGCCGGAGGCGATCGGCATGGTCAATCAATGGTCGCATTCGACGCTGGCCGCGAAACCATCCTGCCCCGGCCCGGGCTTCTGGCTGCACGGCATGAACCAGCGGCTGATGGAGCGGCTATCGGCCAAAGGCGAACCCGGTTTGTTCCACACCGACTTCACGGCCTGCAATGCCTACGCCGATGGCCTTGCACGCGCAGCCCAGGTGCGCTGCCCGGTACAGCTGATCGTGGGACGGCGCGACGCCATGACGCCGCCGCGCGCCACGAAAGCGCTCGCTCAGGCTTTTGCAGAAGCCGGTGCAACGGTCGCCACGGTAATGCTCGATGCCGGCCACGCGCTGATGACCGAGCAACCGGACGCAACGCTGGACGCGCTGTTCAGTTTTGCGTCGGGCCTCGACAGCCAATCCGCATAA
- a CDS encoding O-acetylhomoserine aminocarboxypropyltransferase, whose protein sequence is MSANRFDTLALHAGAAPDPTTGARATPIYQTTSFSFRDTDHAAALFNMERAGHVYSRISNPTVAVFEERVAALENGAGAIGTASGQAALHLAIATLMGAGAHIVASGALYGGSHNLLNYTLRRFGIETTFVKPGDLDGWRAALRPNTRLLFGETLGNPGLDVLDIAAVAGIAHEHRVPLLVDSTFTTPYLLKPFEHGADFVYHSATKFLGGHGTTIGGVLVDGGTFDFDASGRFPEFTEPYEGFHGMVFAEESTVAPFLLRARREGLRDFGACLHPQAAWQLLQGIETLPLRMDRHVSNTRKVVEFLAAHAAVESVAYPELDSHPDHALAMRLLPRGAGAVFSFNLRGDRAAGRRFIEALSLFSHLANVGDARSLVIHPASTTHFRMDAAALAAAGIAEGTIRLSIGLEDPDDLIDDLKRALKAAQKPTSGSAAKPKNSPQGSGNPSGGAPRESA, encoded by the coding sequence ATGTCCGCCAACCGTTTCGATACGCTTGCGCTGCATGCCGGCGCAGCCCCCGATCCCACGACCGGTGCGCGCGCCACGCCGATCTACCAGACCACCTCGTTCTCGTTCCGCGACACCGACCACGCCGCCGCGCTGTTCAACATGGAACGCGCCGGCCACGTGTATTCGCGGATTTCGAACCCGACCGTGGCCGTCTTCGAAGAGCGCGTCGCCGCGCTGGAAAACGGCGCCGGCGCGATCGGCACGGCCAGCGGCCAGGCCGCGCTGCATCTGGCGATCGCCACGCTAATGGGCGCCGGCGCACACATCGTCGCGTCTGGCGCCCTGTATGGCGGCTCGCACAATCTGCTGAACTACACGCTGCGCCGCTTCGGCATCGAAACGACTTTCGTCAAACCCGGCGATCTGGACGGCTGGCGCGCCGCGCTGCGCCCGAACACCCGCCTGCTGTTCGGCGAAACCCTAGGCAATCCCGGGCTCGACGTGCTGGATATTGCCGCGGTCGCCGGGATCGCGCATGAGCACCGCGTACCGCTGCTGGTCGATTCGACCTTTACGACGCCGTACCTGCTCAAGCCCTTCGAGCATGGCGCGGATTTCGTCTACCACTCGGCGACCAAGTTCCTCGGCGGTCACGGCACTACCATCGGCGGTGTGCTGGTTGACGGCGGGACCTTCGACTTCGACGCGTCCGGACGCTTTCCCGAGTTCACCGAACCGTATGAGGGTTTCCACGGCATGGTGTTCGCCGAGGAAAGCACCGTTGCCCCCTTCCTGCTGCGCGCCCGCCGCGAAGGGCTACGTGACTTCGGCGCGTGTCTGCATCCGCAAGCCGCCTGGCAACTGCTGCAGGGGATCGAAACGCTGCCGCTGCGTATGGACCGGCACGTTTCGAACACCCGCAAAGTGGTCGAATTTCTCGCTGCCCACGCCGCGGTCGAATCCGTCGCGTATCCCGAACTGGACTCGCACCCGGATCACGCGCTCGCCATGCGCCTGCTGCCACGCGGCGCTGGCGCCGTGTTCAGCTTCAACCTGCGTGGCGACCGTGCCGCCGGACGGCGCTTCATCGAAGCGCTCTCGCTGTTCTCGCATCTGGCGAACGTCGGCGACGCCCGTTCGCTGGTGATCCATCCCGCCTCTACCACCCATTTCCGCATGGACGCCGCCGCACTCGCCGCGGCGGGCATCGCCGAGGGCACCATCCGCCTGTCGATTGGCCTCGAGGATCCGGACGATCTGATCGACGACCTCAAGCGCGCACTCAAGGCCGCGCAGAAGCCCACCAGCGGCAGCGCCGCCAAACCAAAGAACAGTCCCCAAGGCTCCGGCAACCCCAGCGGCGGCGCACCCAGGGAGTCCGCATGA
- a CDS encoding CBS domain-containing protein, which yields MRVSDILKVKGNTLFTVTPDTPLLDAVNAMAEHDIGSLVVMEYGDLVGMLTFREIILTLSKHHGSVGTATIRKVMDDHPLTCTPETDVNEVRRMMLEHHVRYLPVMESRTLMGVISFYDVAKAVVEEQGFENRMLKAYIRDWPEEREQQTG from the coding sequence ATGCGAGTCAGCGACATTCTCAAGGTCAAGGGCAATACCCTGTTTACCGTCACGCCGGATACGCCGCTGCTCGACGCAGTCAATGCGATGGCCGAGCACGACATCGGCTCGCTGGTAGTCATGGAATATGGCGATCTGGTCGGCATGCTGACGTTCCGGGAAATCATCCTGACACTCAGCAAACATCACGGCAGCGTCGGCACCGCGACTATCCGTAAGGTCATGGACGACCATCCGCTCACGTGCACGCCGGAAACGGATGTGAACGAAGTGCGCCGCATGATGCTCGAGCACCACGTGCGCTATCTGCCGGTCATGGAGAGCCGCACGCTGATGGGCGTGATCTCGTTCTACGACGTGGCAAAGGCCGTGGTCGAGGAGCAGGGCTTCGAAAACCGCATGCTCAAGGCCTATATCCGCGACTGGCCGGAAGAGCGGGAGCAACAGACGGGCTAA
- a CDS encoding MFS transporter produces the protein MSDRPIPAARRATRTSDAHESQFRLLSERRFAPFFWTQFLGAMNDNVFKIGFTSLVTYQTARFSGVDAKTAAFLISAIFILPFVLLSATSGQIADKYDKAMLTRFVKTFEIAVMLIGGTGFWLHSAPLLYLCTFLMGVHSTVFGPVKYSYLPQHLAKTELVGGNGMVEMGTFVAILIGTIIGGEAAGFVEHGAVVLACACVGIALVGRVVSMFVPATPAPQPDLQINWNPVSETWRNLKIAHENRTVFLSLLGISWLWFVGATFLSSFFNFAKDVLSANPDVVTVLLGTFSIGIGLGSLMCERLSKRRIEIGLVPLGSIGMSVFAIDLFFASHALPPAAHLLSVGEFLTMPANWRVLADLFLLAVFGGLYSVPLYALIQSRSQPSHRARIIAANNILNSLFMIVSALMAMALTTAGVSIPGLFLVTALLNIVVATYIYSLVPEFLLRFIAWVLVHTFYRIRLVHAERIPEEGAAVLVCNHVSYVDAIVIMAESPRPIRFVMDHHIFRSPFAGWVFRHAKAIPIAPSHEDPEMLTRAYEACARALAEGDLVCIFPEGKLTRTGDLNPFRHGVTEIIRRTPAPVVPMALRGLWGSVFSRGAETRWPRPVQKGVMSRLTLAVGEPLDPAQVTPEGLQQIVTELRGARK, from the coding sequence ATGAGCGATCGTCCGATACCCGCCGCCCGCCGCGCAACCCGCACTAGCGACGCACACGAATCCCAGTTCCGCCTGCTCAGCGAGCGACGCTTTGCGCCGTTTTTCTGGACCCAGTTCCTGGGCGCCATGAACGACAACGTGTTCAAGATCGGCTTTACGTCGCTCGTAACGTATCAGACGGCGCGCTTTTCCGGGGTCGATGCGAAGACCGCGGCGTTCCTGATCTCGGCGATCTTCATCCTTCCGTTCGTGCTGTTGTCGGCCACCTCCGGCCAGATCGCGGACAAGTACGACAAGGCGATGCTGACGCGCTTTGTGAAGACGTTCGAGATCGCTGTGATGCTGATCGGCGGCACGGGTTTCTGGCTGCATAGCGCGCCGCTGCTGTATCTGTGCACGTTTCTGATGGGTGTCCATTCCACCGTGTTCGGCCCGGTCAAGTATTCGTACCTGCCCCAGCATCTGGCGAAAACGGAACTGGTCGGCGGCAACGGCATGGTCGAAATGGGCACCTTCGTCGCGATCCTGATCGGCACGATTATCGGCGGAGAAGCGGCGGGCTTCGTCGAACATGGCGCCGTGGTGCTGGCCTGCGCCTGCGTCGGGATTGCGCTGGTGGGGCGCGTCGTGTCCATGTTTGTGCCCGCTACGCCGGCGCCGCAGCCCGATCTGCAGATCAACTGGAATCCGGTCAGCGAAACGTGGCGCAATCTGAAAATCGCCCACGAAAACCGCACGGTGTTTCTGAGCCTGCTGGGTATTTCGTGGCTGTGGTTTGTCGGCGCGACGTTTCTGTCGTCGTTTTTCAATTTTGCCAAGGACGTGCTGTCGGCCAATCCCGATGTCGTCACCGTGCTGCTCGGCACGTTTTCCATCGGCATCGGGCTCGGTTCGCTAATGTGCGAACGGCTCTCGAAGCGACGCATCGAAATCGGCCTCGTGCCGCTCGGCTCGATCGGTATGAGCGTGTTCGCCATTGATCTGTTCTTTGCAAGCCACGCGTTACCGCCGGCAGCGCATTTGCTGAGCGTCGGCGAATTCCTCACGATGCCCGCCAACTGGCGCGTGCTTGCCGATCTGTTCCTGCTCGCCGTGTTCGGCGGCCTTTATAGCGTGCCGCTGTATGCGCTGATCCAGAGCCGCAGCCAGCCGAGCCATCGTGCACGCATCATCGCAGCCAACAATATTCTCAACTCGCTGTTCATGATCGTCTCGGCGCTGATGGCGATGGCCTTGACCACCGCGGGCGTCAGCATTCCGGGTCTTTTCCTGGTGACTGCCCTGCTCAACATCGTGGTGGCCACCTACATCTACTCGCTGGTGCCGGAATTCCTGCTGCGCTTTATCGCATGGGTGCTGGTGCATACGTTCTACCGGATCCGGCTCGTGCATGCCGAGCGCATTCCGGAGGAGGGCGCGGCGGTGCTGGTGTGCAATCACGTGAGCTATGTGGACGCGATCGTCATCATGGCCGAAAGCCCGCGTCCGATCCGCTTCGTGATGGATCACCACATCTTCAGGTCGCCGTTTGCCGGCTGGGTGTTTCGTCACGCGAAGGCTATTCCGATCGCGCCGTCGCACGAGGACCCGGAAATGCTAACGCGGGCCTATGAAGCCTGCGCGCGGGCGCTCGCTGAGGGTGACCTGGTGTGCATTTTCCCGGAAGGCAAGCTGACCAGGACCGGTGATCTGAACCCGTTCCGTCATGGCGTGACCGAGATCATCCGTCGCACGCCGGCGCCGGTGGTGCCGATGGCCCTGCGCGGGCTGTGGGGCAGCGTGTTTTCACGTGGCGCCGAGACGCGCTGGCCGCGACCGGTGCAAAAAGGTGTGATGAGCCGGCTGACGCTGGCGGTCGGCGAGCCGCTCGATCCGGCGCAGGTGACGCCGGAGGGGCTGCAGCAGATCGTGACGGAGTTGCGCGGGGCGCGGAAGTAG
- the aroC gene encoding chorismate synthase: MSGNTLGTLFTVTTFGESHGPAIGCVIDGCPPGMTLVEEDIQVELDRRKPGTSRHVTQRKEEDKVEILSGVFEGVTTGAPIALLIRNTDQRSKDYGNIADTFRPGHADYTYWQKFGIRDYRGGGRSSARLTAPTVAAGAVAKKWLREHFGTEIRGYMATLGEIEVPFVDWSHVRENPFFAANAEVVPQLEEYMDALRKDGDSIGARINVVASGVPVGLGEPLFDRLDADIAHAMMGINAVKGVEIGAGFASVAQRGSVHGDELTPEGFVGNHAGGVLGGISTGQDITVSIAIKPTSSIRTPRRSIDKAGQPAIVETFGRHDPCVGIRATPIAESMLALVLIDHALRHRAQCGDVVVTTPKIAASAP; this comes from the coding sequence ATGTCCGGCAATACGCTTGGTACGCTTTTCACTGTCACGACCTTTGGCGAATCGCATGGTCCCGCTATCGGCTGTGTGATCGACGGTTGCCCGCCGGGAATGACGCTGGTCGAAGAAGATATCCAGGTCGAACTGGACCGCCGCAAGCCGGGCACCTCGCGTCACGTCACGCAGCGCAAGGAAGAGGACAAGGTCGAGATCCTGTCGGGCGTGTTCGAAGGCGTCACCACCGGTGCGCCGATTGCGCTCCTGATTCGCAACACGGACCAGCGCAGCAAGGACTACGGCAACATCGCGGATACGTTCCGTCCGGGCCATGCTGATTACACCTACTGGCAGAAATTCGGTATCCGCGACTATCGTGGCGGCGGCCGTTCGTCGGCGCGTCTGACGGCGCCTACTGTTGCGGCTGGCGCCGTGGCCAAGAAGTGGCTGCGCGAGCACTTCGGCACCGAGATTCGCGGCTACATGGCGACGCTTGGTGAGATCGAAGTGCCGTTTGTCGACTGGTCGCACGTGCGCGAAAACCCGTTCTTCGCGGCGAACGCCGAGGTGGTGCCGCAGCTCGAAGAGTACATGGACGCGCTGCGCAAGGATGGCGATTCGATCGGCGCGCGCATCAACGTGGTTGCCTCGGGCGTGCCGGTCGGGCTCGGCGAGCCGCTGTTCGACCGCCTCGACGCCGATATCGCGCATGCCATGATGGGCATCAATGCGGTGAAGGGCGTCGAGATCGGTGCGGGCTTTGCCAGCGTCGCCCAGCGCGGCTCGGTGCATGGCGACGAACTGACTCCGGAAGGCTTTGTCGGCAATCACGCGGGCGGCGTGCTCGGCGGGATTTCGACGGGGCAGGACATCACGGTATCGATCGCCATCAAGCCGACCTCGAGTATCCGTACGCCGCGGCGCTCCATCGACAAGGCTGGGCAACCGGCCATCGTCGAGACCTTTGGGCGTCATGATCCTTGCGTCGGTATTCGTGCGACGCCTATCGCCGAGTCGATGCTGGCGCTGGTGCTGATCGACCATGCGCTGCGCCATCGCGCGCAGTGCGGTGATGTGGTCGTTACTACGCCGAAGATCGCGGCGAGCGCGCCGTAA
- a CDS encoding tetratricopeptide repeat protein translates to MIDPNPRAADGADALSQLRARVTTPQASATDWLAFGQALLQAAGRNRDQQREALVALVQAYQLDPACDPTLLHIIAQTGFMLRDWPLVDSATSLLLARNAEDANALVWRAAAIQQRDDFDEAERLLREAVRVVPGNPVALHKLALCIKEQARFAEAETLLRRVLELSPNNAHATFDLSELEIRSGRYDDGWANYESRIAFGDDLNDAHRALAEISSYWQGESLAGKTLIVYGEQGNGDCLWAVRFLPLLAERARREGGRVIFGHDGPLRHLFERMLPSDVALETSLITQPDFHCGLMSLPLRLGIFDSAGWGRPYLSADSARAGLWRERVGQTAVSGGPKVGLVWNGNPQHIRDARRSVPVDQLEPLLMVPGITWFALSPGRSATIEQWREHGIQIVDPTPHFEAGFDDVAALLANLDLVVTIDSGPAHLAGALGVPTCLMIDHVSAWFWGDQTTQRTPWYDSVELFRQPAIGAWAPVLASVRERLEALVRLPRH, encoded by the coding sequence ATGATCGACCCGAATCCCCGTGCAGCCGACGGCGCGGACGCGCTGTCGCAGTTGCGTGCGCGAGTCACCACGCCGCAAGCGAGCGCCACGGACTGGCTGGCGTTCGGCCAAGCCTTGCTGCAGGCGGCAGGGCGTAACCGGGACCAGCAGCGCGAAGCGCTTGTCGCACTGGTGCAGGCCTATCAGCTCGATCCCGCTTGCGATCCGACGCTGCTTCACATCATTGCTCAAACCGGATTTATGCTGCGCGACTGGCCTTTGGTCGACTCGGCGACGTCGTTGCTGCTTGCGCGCAACGCGGAAGATGCTAACGCGCTCGTCTGGCGCGCCGCCGCCATCCAGCAACGCGACGATTTCGACGAAGCTGAGCGTCTGTTGCGCGAGGCCGTGCGGGTGGTGCCGGGTAATCCGGTCGCGCTGCACAAGCTCGCGTTGTGCATCAAGGAACAGGCTCGCTTTGCCGAAGCCGAGACACTGTTGCGGCGTGTGCTCGAACTGTCGCCGAACAACGCGCACGCGACGTTCGATCTGTCGGAGCTGGAAATACGCTCCGGCCGCTATGACGACGGCTGGGCAAACTACGAATCACGCATCGCATTTGGCGACGACCTGAACGACGCACATCGTGCGCTCGCCGAGATCAGCAGCTACTGGCAGGGTGAGTCGTTGGCCGGCAAGACGCTGATCGTGTACGGCGAGCAAGGCAACGGCGATTGCCTGTGGGCCGTGCGCTTTTTGCCGCTGCTCGCTGAGCGGGCACGGCGCGAGGGCGGCCGGGTGATCTTTGGCCACGACGGGCCGCTGCGGCACCTGTTCGAGCGCATGTTGCCCTCCGATGTGGCGCTCGAAACCAGCCTCATCACCCAGCCGGATTTCCACTGTGGGCTGATGAGCTTGCCGTTACGGCTCGGCATCTTCGATTCGGCAGGCTGGGGACGCCCCTATCTGAGTGCCGACTCGGCTCGCGCCGGGCTGTGGCGCGAGCGTGTCGGGCAGACGGCAGTGAGTGGTGGGCCTAAAGTCGGGCTGGTGTGGAACGGCAATCCGCAGCACATTCGTGATGCGCGCCGCTCGGTGCCAGTCGACCAGCTGGAGCCGCTCCTGATGGTGCCAGGCATCACCTGGTTCGCGCTGTCGCCAGGGCGTTCTGCGACGATCGAGCAATGGCGCGAGCACGGCATTCAGATTGTCGATCCCACGCCGCATTTCGAGGCTGGTTTCGATGACGTCGCGGCGCTACTCGCCAATCTAGACCTTGTCGTGACCATCGACAGCGGTCCTGCTCATCTGGCCGGCGCGCTTGGTGTGCCGACGTGTCTGATGATCGATCATGTGTCGGCGTGGTTTTGGGGCGACCAAACGACGCAACGCACGCCATGGTATGACTCGGTCGAGCTGTTTCGTCAGCCGGCGATCGGTGCGTGGGCGCCTGTGCTGGCGAGCGTACGCGAGAGACTGGAAGCGCTGGTACGGTTGCCAAGGCATTGA